The following coding sequences lie in one Thermomicrobium sp. 4228-Ro genomic window:
- a CDS encoding peptide ABC transporter substrate-binding protein, protein MLEEVRNSAAVGATSEEGTVMDELRQLEQAARSGKLNRREVLKRAAALGLSAPVIASLLAACARGEATPTTAPAAQTPAAQTPAAGASPTPAAQASPTPAPAARRGEGGLVKLLWWQAPTILNPHLAQGTKDFDASRVVLEPLADVNDKGELVPILAAEIPSVENGGVSKDAKTVTWKLKQGVKWSDGQPFTSKDVKFTYEYVINEATTATTISNYTVIESIETPDDYTVVIHFKNPNPAWMNVFVGPYGMILPEHVLRDYVGEKARNAPFNLNPVGTGPYKVKEFKPGDVVVYEMNENYREPDKPYFAQVELKGGGDATTAARAVLQTGEVDYAWNLQVEAQVLDQLEKAGVGVVEVIEGVNVERILINMTDPRKEVDGERSKLGVPHPWQSDLRVRQAYALACQRDVIANTLYGRAGKATSNILVAPARFVSKNTSWKFDLDQAAKLLDEAGWTKGPDGIRQKDGVRMEILYQTSINPVRQKTQEIIKNAFEQLGIKVELKSIEASVFFSSDPGNPDTYAHFYADIEMFTNGPSSTYPLDYMVSWYGKEDNIAQKANNWSGNNIERWQNEEYDKAYEQAQVELDPKKQEELFIKMNDLVVNNVVVIPLVHRNSVSGRAKNLTGLELSRWTDETWNIASWRRSS, encoded by the coding sequence ATGTTAGAGGAAGTGCGGAACAGTGCGGCGGTCGGTGCGACGAGTGAGGAGGGGACGGTCATGGATGAGCTGCGACAGCTGGAACAGGCGGCTCGATCGGGGAAGCTCAATCGGCGCGAGGTGCTCAAACGGGCGGCAGCGCTCGGGCTGAGTGCGCCAGTGATTGCATCGCTTTTGGCAGCATGCGCCCGAGGCGAAGCGACGCCGACAACCGCTCCGGCTGCGCAGACGCCCGCGGCCCAGACACCGGCAGCTGGAGCCAGCCCGACACCTGCTGCCCAGGCATCACCCACGCCTGCACCAGCTGCGCGCCGTGGTGAGGGTGGCCTCGTGAAGCTGCTCTGGTGGCAGGCACCGACGATTCTGAACCCGCACCTCGCGCAGGGTACGAAGGACTTTGATGCGTCACGCGTTGTCCTGGAACCCTTGGCGGACGTGAACGACAAAGGTGAACTGGTGCCGATTCTGGCAGCGGAGATTCCATCGGTCGAGAACGGCGGTGTGAGCAAGGATGCCAAGACCGTTACCTGGAAGCTCAAGCAAGGCGTGAAATGGTCGGACGGTCAACCCTTCACGTCGAAGGACGTGAAGTTCACCTATGAGTACGTCATCAATGAAGCGACGACGGCCACCACGATTTCCAACTACACGGTTATCGAGTCAATCGAGACACCGGATGACTACACGGTCGTGATTCACTTCAAGAACCCGAACCCTGCCTGGATGAACGTCTTCGTCGGACCGTACGGCATGATCTTGCCGGAGCATGTGCTTCGCGACTACGTGGGCGAGAAGGCGCGGAACGCGCCGTTCAACCTGAACCCCGTCGGCACGGGGCCCTACAAGGTCAAGGAGTTCAAGCCGGGTGATGTCGTCGTTTACGAGATGAACGAGAACTACCGTGAGCCGGACAAACCGTACTTCGCCCAGGTGGAGCTGAAGGGTGGCGGTGATGCCACGACTGCTGCCCGGGCCGTCCTGCAGACGGGCGAAGTGGACTACGCCTGGAACCTCCAGGTCGAGGCACAAGTACTGGACCAGCTGGAAAAGGCCGGCGTCGGTGTCGTCGAGGTCATCGAGGGGGTGAACGTCGAGCGGATCCTCATCAACATGACCGATCCGCGGAAGGAGGTCGACGGCGAGCGCTCGAAGCTCGGGGTGCCGCATCCCTGGCAGTCGGATCTCCGCGTGCGCCAGGCCTATGCACTGGCCTGTCAGCGTGACGTGATCGCCAACACGTTGTACGGTCGGGCAGGCAAGGCGACCTCCAACATCCTCGTGGCTCCCGCGCGGTTCGTTTCCAAGAACACCTCGTGGAAGTTCGACCTCGACCAGGCCGCCAAGCTGCTCGACGAGGCTGGTTGGACGAAAGGGCCGGACGGTATTCGGCAGAAGGACGGCGTCCGGATGGAGATTCTGTATCAGACGTCCATCAATCCGGTGCGCCAGAAGACGCAGGAAATCATCAAGAATGCGTTCGAGCAGCTCGGCATCAAGGTCGAACTGAAGTCGATCGAAGCCTCAGTCTTCTTTTCTTCTGATCCGGGTAACCCGGATACCTATGCGCACTTCTATGCAGATATCGAGATGTTCACGAACGGACCGTCTTCGACCTATCCGTTGGACTACATGGTTTCCTGGTATGGGAAGGAAGACAACATCGCGCAGAAGGCGAATAACTGGTCTGGGAACAATATCGAGCGTTGGCAGAACGAGGAGTACGATAAGGCCTACGAGCAAGCGCAGGTCGAGCTCGATCCCAAGAAGCAGGAAGAGTTGTTCATCAAGATGAACGATCTGGTCGTCAACAATGTCGTCGTGATTCCACTGGTGCACCGGAACAGTGTGAGCGGCCGAGCCAAGAACCTGACCGGGCTCGAGCTCTCGCGTTGGACAGACGAAACGTGGAACATTGCCAGCTGGAGACGCTCGAGCTAG
- a CDS encoding ABC transporter permease gives MAPAEVAAPGAVLLPQRKPRSLWSDAWRQFRHHRLAVAGSFVLLFLVLATLIGPFLWPIPWNHFDMTEALQGPSLAHPFGTTDLGHDIFARILWGGRISIAVGVVAMLVAVVLGTLIGAIAGYFGGFLDSLLMRITDMFISIPSLPLLLLITYLFQDRMKAIFGIELGMFLLIVLVIGGLNWMPVARLVRASFLSLKQKEFVEAAHCIGVGTGGIIFRHILPNTLSPVIVAATLGVAQAIITESALSFLGLGFPPDIPTWGRMLYDGINWIEFAPWMVLFPGGAIFLTVLSINYVGDGLRDALDPRRMYAV, from the coding sequence ATGGCTCCGGCAGAGGTTGCCGCACCAGGAGCGGTGCTGTTGCCGCAGCGCAAGCCACGCTCACTGTGGAGCGATGCCTGGCGGCAGTTCCGCCACCACCGGCTGGCGGTAGCAGGCAGTTTCGTTCTGCTGTTCTTGGTGCTCGCGACGCTCATCGGGCCGTTCCTCTGGCCGATCCCCTGGAACCACTTCGACATGACCGAGGCGCTGCAGGGGCCCTCGCTCGCGCATCCGTTCGGAACGACCGATCTCGGACATGACATCTTCGCACGCATCCTGTGGGGCGGTCGTATCTCGATCGCGGTCGGTGTGGTCGCGATGCTCGTCGCGGTGGTTCTCGGCACGCTGATCGGTGCGATTGCTGGGTACTTCGGAGGGTTCCTGGACTCGCTTCTGATGCGCATTACCGATATGTTCATCTCGATTCCCAGCTTACCGCTCCTCTTGCTGATTACCTATTTGTTTCAGGATCGGATGAAGGCGATTTTCGGGATCGAGCTCGGCATGTTCTTGCTCATCGTGCTCGTCATCGGTGGTCTCAATTGGATGCCGGTGGCTCGCCTGGTTCGGGCCTCTTTCCTGTCGCTGAAGCAAAAGGAATTCGTCGAAGCTGCACACTGCATCGGGGTCGGGACTGGCGGGATCATTTTTCGCCACATTCTCCCGAACACGCTGAGCCCGGTGATCGTCGCCGCGACCTTGGGGGTCGCCCAAGCGATCATCACGGAATCGGCGCTCTCGTTCCTCGGTCTCGGGTTTCCGCCGGACATCCCGACGTGGGGGCGCATGCTGTACGATGGAATCAACTGGATCGAGTTCGCGCCGTGGATGGTGCTCTTTCCTGGCGGAGCGATCTTCCTGACCGTCTTGAGCATCAACTATGTGGGTGATGGCTTGCGGGACGCACTCGATCCGCGGCGAATGTATGCCGTCTGA
- a CDS encoding acetyl-CoA carboxylase carboxyltransferase subunit alpha — translation MTKRTAWERVQLARHLARPHTLDYIAELLDEPRELHGDRLFRDDPAIVAAIGRFASEPVVVLGHQKGASTAENVSRNFGMPKPEGYRKAIRILQLAEKFELPVITFIDTPAADPGLESEERGQAWAISSCLQTLLRLRVPTLGIVIGEGGSGGALALAVCDRLLMLENAIFAVASPEACAAILWREAARAPDAAETMRITAEDLYHFGIADEVIPEPVPAHLDAMGVIRRVGSVLERHLSELLRLWQERGPEHLRRLRWARYRAIGVWSEEAISEPSG, via the coding sequence ATGACGAAGCGAACCGCCTGGGAACGCGTGCAGCTCGCCCGCCACCTCGCCCGCCCGCACACGCTCGATTACATCGCGGAGCTGCTCGACGAACCGCGCGAACTCCATGGCGATCGGCTCTTCCGCGATGATCCAGCGATCGTCGCTGCGATCGGACGCTTTGCGTCAGAACCAGTTGTCGTCCTCGGTCACCAGAAAGGGGCGAGCACCGCTGAGAACGTTTCCCGGAACTTCGGGATGCCGAAACCGGAAGGCTACCGCAAGGCGATCCGTATCCTGCAACTCGCAGAAAAGTTCGAGCTACCAGTGATCACGTTCATCGACACTCCTGCAGCGGATCCCGGACTCGAATCGGAGGAACGCGGTCAGGCCTGGGCGATCAGCTCCTGCTTGCAAACGCTGCTCCGTCTCCGAGTTCCCACGCTCGGTATCGTCATCGGCGAGGGGGGCAGCGGTGGAGCACTCGCGCTCGCGGTCTGTGACCGGTTGCTCATGCTGGAAAATGCAATCTTTGCAGTCGCCTCTCCGGAGGCGTGTGCGGCCATCCTGTGGCGCGAGGCAGCCCGCGCCCCCGACGCTGCGGAAACGATGCGGATCACTGCGGAAGATCTCTACCACTTCGGTATCGCCGACGAGGTCATACCGGAGCCGGTACCAGCTCACCTCGATGCGATGGGGGTCATCCGGCGCGTCGGATCGGTGCTCGAGCGGCACCTGTCGGAACTCCTGCGACTCTGGCAAGAGCGCGGTCCGGAGCACCTGCGGCGCCTGCGATGGGCACGCTATCGCGCGATTGGGGTGTGGTCGGAAGAAGCGATCAGCGAGCCGAGCGGCTAG
- a CDS encoding ABC transporter permease: MTQYLIRRILISIPTLIAISIVIFTILALAPGDPLAELAMNPAVPPEVRQRIRQSMGLDDPIPVRYVKWASSMLRGDFGYSFRSKSPVIDLIRQRLPTTLYVIGTAYVLSVLIAIPVGVLSAIRQYSIFDNIATTLAFIGFSLPTFVTGILFILVFSVKLGWLPMIYRTTIETEGLAGLWEKIKQALMPIMVLALFETAALARYTRAAMLETIHQDYVRTARAKGLSERAVILRHALRNALIPVVTIVALSIPGIFTGAVITEQIFRVPGMGSLLISAIRDNDTPVIMAITIIFSALVVLFNLIADILYGVLDPRIKYE, from the coding sequence ATGACACAATATCTGATCCGCCGGATTCTCATCTCGATTCCGACTCTGATCGCGATCAGCATCGTGATCTTCACGATTCTGGCGCTGGCGCCCGGTGATCCGTTGGCCGAGCTCGCGATGAACCCAGCTGTGCCACCGGAGGTACGCCAGCGCATCCGCCAGAGCATGGGCCTGGACGACCCGATACCCGTCCGCTACGTGAAGTGGGCGTCGTCGATGTTGCGGGGTGACTTCGGTTATTCGTTCCGGTCCAAGTCGCCGGTCATCGATCTCATCCGCCAGCGACTGCCAACGACGCTCTACGTGATCGGGACCGCGTATGTTCTTTCGGTTCTGATCGCCATCCCGGTCGGCGTCCTCTCGGCGATCCGACAGTATTCGATCTTCGACAATATCGCGACGACCCTGGCCTTCATTGGGTTCTCGTTGCCGACCTTCGTGACCGGTATTTTGTTCATCCTCGTTTTCAGTGTGAAGCTCGGCTGGCTGCCGATGATCTACCGCACGACGATCGAGACAGAGGGGCTCGCTGGCCTGTGGGAGAAGATCAAGCAAGCGCTCATGCCGATCATGGTCCTCGCCCTGTTCGAGACGGCGGCCCTGGCGCGGTACACGCGGGCCGCGATGTTGGAGACGATCCACCAGGATTACGTGCGGACGGCGCGGGCCAAGGGACTGAGCGAACGGGCGGTGATCTTGCGCCATGCCCTGCGCAACGCGCTCATCCCAGTCGTGACGATCGTCGCGCTGAGCATCCCGGGAATCTTCACAGGGGCAGTGATCACCGAGCAAATCTTCCGGGTGCCGGGCATGGGATCGCTGTTGATCAGCGCGATCCGCGATAACGACACACCGGTGATCATGGCGATCACCATTATCTTTTCAGCACTCGTCGTTCTCTTCAATTTGATCGCGGATATCTTGTACGGTGTCCTCGATCCACGGATTAAGTACGAGTGA
- a CDS encoding Hsp20/alpha crystallin family protein: protein MSGGRTFDPWFEGSPWREFVEQFFGVPAHRPAPTVSGIGVPVDIAELGDAYVVYAVIPGIDPTSVDLQVEDDRLVLRGEIEEPEIEGQWVSRERRYGRFQRTVVLPGPVDPEGAEARYERGVLIVRLPKASRARARRIPVRGG, encoded by the coding sequence GTGAGCGGCGGGCGAACGTTCGATCCCTGGTTCGAAGGATCGCCGTGGCGTGAGTTCGTCGAGCAGTTCTTCGGTGTTCCGGCGCATCGGCCAGCACCGACGGTCAGCGGTATCGGCGTACCGGTCGATATCGCTGAACTCGGTGATGCGTACGTCGTGTATGCTGTGATCCCCGGAATCGACCCGACCAGCGTGGATCTCCAGGTCGAAGACGACCGCCTCGTGTTGCGCGGCGAGATCGAGGAGCCCGAGATCGAAGGCCAATGGGTCAGTCGAGAGCGACGGTATGGGCGATTCCAACGGACGGTCGTCCTCCCTGGCCCAGTCGATCCCGAGGGGGCTGAGGCCCGGTACGAACGTGGTGTGCTCATCGTCCGTCTGCCGAAAGCGTCACGAGCGCGGGCCCGTCGGATACCAGTGCGTGGCGGCTAG
- the accD gene encoding acetyl-CoA carboxylase, carboxyltransferase subunit beta, with protein sequence MRPRLRRRNTANKERDYFGPTVPDGLWIKCPRCRELIYAREFERNRSVCPRCNYHARLSARQRIALTADPGSFVEWDTSLVTADPLGFVALDEPYPEKVREARQRSGEREALVTGAATICGVPVALAVAEFGFLGASMGSVFGEKFARAAERAAEQGRAFIVFASSGGARMHEGVFSLFQMPKTIVAVQALGEAKLPFITVLVDPCYGGVTASFATIADLILAEPGAMIGFAGPRVIEQVTRQKLPTGFQSAEFLLEHGMIDAIVPRHRLREDLAYFVELLSGRRSESSPLPVKRQELAG encoded by the coding sequence GTGCGGCCCCGCCTCCGCAGACGGAACACGGCCAACAAAGAGCGCGACTACTTCGGACCGACTGTGCCTGACGGTCTTTGGATCAAGTGTCCACGTTGCCGTGAACTCATCTATGCCCGCGAATTCGAACGCAATCGCTCGGTCTGTCCACGCTGCAACTATCACGCGCGACTCTCCGCGCGTCAACGGATCGCGCTCACCGCGGATCCCGGCAGTTTCGTCGAGTGGGACACGAGCCTGGTGACAGCCGATCCGCTCGGCTTCGTCGCCCTCGACGAGCCGTATCCGGAAAAGGTCCGGGAGGCTCGCCAGCGCTCGGGAGAACGCGAGGCACTCGTGACCGGTGCCGCGACGATCTGCGGCGTTCCGGTCGCGCTGGCCGTCGCCGAGTTCGGCTTTTTGGGCGCCAGCATGGGCTCAGTCTTCGGCGAGAAGTTCGCGCGTGCTGCTGAGCGAGCAGCCGAGCAGGGACGAGCCTTCATTGTCTTCGCCAGTTCCGGTGGCGCCCGGATGCACGAGGGGGTCTTTTCGCTCTTCCAAATGCCGAAGACGATCGTTGCCGTGCAAGCGCTGGGCGAAGCGAAGCTTCCCTTCATCACGGTGTTGGTCGATCCGTGCTATGGCGGGGTGACAGCGAGCTTCGCCACGATCGCTGATCTCATCCTGGCTGAACCAGGCGCGATGATCGGTTTTGCCGGCCCGCGGGTCATCGAGCAGGTGACGAGGCAAAAGCTTCCGACCGGATTCCAGAGTGCGGAGTTCCTCCTGGAACACGGCATGATCGACGCGATCGTCCCACGCCACCGCCTCCGCGAAGATCTTGCCTACTTCGTCGAGCTGTTGTCCGGTCGCCGTAGTGAGTCCTCGCCTCTGCCAGTCAAGCGACAGGAGTTGGCTGGATGA
- the pyrB gene encoding aspartate carbamoyltransferase translates to MRLETKHVLSVAQFDRRFLLALFDRADEFAALPPREIAPVARGAIMATLFYEPSTRTRLSFEAAMTRLGGSVISAEYAASTSSAAKGESIEDTARVVAGYADLVVIRHPVAGSVARAASVVDIPVINAGDGANEHPTQALIDLYTIWRECGRIDGLTIALVGDLRFGRAARSLARLLTQTVGTKLYLVAPPVTRMDALLVEELRSAGLQVEETGDLEAIAPELDVLYQTRIQRERFSDPEEYAAACGRFVIDERLMQALARHAIVLHPLPRVGEIDPAIDSDPRAAYFRQARNGVPLRMALIEWVLAPHPVGMLSTNGHRHA, encoded by the coding sequence GTGAGACTCGAGACGAAGCATGTCCTCAGTGTCGCCCAGTTCGATCGACGGTTCCTGCTCGCTCTCTTCGACCGGGCTGATGAATTCGCCGCACTCCCGCCGAGGGAAATCGCACCGGTCGCCCGCGGGGCGATCATGGCAACGCTCTTCTACGAGCCCAGTACCCGAACGCGCCTCAGCTTCGAGGCGGCGATGACCCGACTGGGCGGCTCGGTCATCTCAGCGGAATACGCCGCTTCCACCTCGTCTGCCGCAAAGGGTGAATCGATCGAAGACACGGCTCGTGTCGTAGCTGGCTATGCCGATCTCGTCGTGATCCGTCACCCAGTCGCGGGATCGGTTGCCCGGGCAGCCTCCGTGGTCGATATACCCGTCATCAACGCTGGTGACGGTGCGAACGAGCATCCGACGCAAGCCTTGATCGACCTGTACACCATCTGGCGCGAGTGCGGCCGGATCGATGGGCTGACGATCGCGCTCGTCGGTGACTTGCGCTTCGGCCGTGCTGCTCGTTCGCTCGCCCGCCTCCTGACCCAGACAGTCGGGACGAAGCTCTATCTGGTCGCTCCGCCAGTGACACGGATGGACGCGCTTCTAGTTGAAGAATTGCGGTCAGCTGGCCTCCAGGTCGAGGAAACGGGCGATCTCGAGGCGATCGCTCCAGAGCTCGACGTTCTCTACCAAACGCGCATCCAACGCGAGCGCTTCAGCGATCCCGAAGAATACGCTGCAGCGTGTGGCCGTTTCGTCATCGATGAGCGACTCATGCAGGCACTGGCTCGGCACGCGATCGTCCTGCACCCGCTGCCCCGTGTCGGGGAGATCGATCCTGCGATCGATTCGGATCCCCGTGCTGCCTACTTCCGTCAGGCCCGGAACGGTGTACCGCTCCGCATGGCGCTGATCGAGTGGGTGCTCGCACCACACCCGGTCGGAATGCTCTCGACGAACGGTCACCGGCACGCCTGA
- a CDS encoding sigma-70 family RNA polymerase sigma factor translates to MTPKRSDRQPGGKRNEKPRKQATFESEATEEATPPTGEVVEPERALEPVEGEVIEAEPLLSDEELEDLFRNDPALASDPLRLYLREIAEAPLLTPEEEVELAKRIKEGDTEALQRFVRSNLRLVVSIAKRYVGRGLSLLDLIQEGNIGLMRAVEKFDWRRGYRFSTYATWWIRQAITRAIADQGRTIRLPVHMTDSITRYHRAMTQLAQELGRQPTPEEIAEAMSVQPEKIAQIVRAAQRAVSLDQPLSDEDETSLGDLIADELTQSPEELAEESLMRRDIAEVLEMLSPRERLVLQLRYGLSDGEPRTLAEVGDLLGISRERVRQIENEALRKLRRIARERLAEYSAGI, encoded by the coding sequence ATGACTCCGAAACGTTCCGATCGTCAACCGGGAGGGAAGCGGAACGAGAAACCGAGAAAGCAGGCAACGTTCGAGAGCGAGGCCACCGAGGAAGCGACCCCACCGACCGGAGAGGTGGTCGAGCCGGAGCGTGCGCTCGAGCCGGTCGAGGGTGAGGTGATCGAGGCGGAGCCGCTCCTCAGCGACGAGGAATTAGAGGATCTCTTCCGGAACGATCCGGCGCTGGCCAGCGATCCGCTCCGGCTCTACCTGCGCGAGATCGCCGAAGCACCGTTATTGACGCCGGAGGAGGAGGTGGAGCTGGCGAAGCGGATCAAGGAAGGCGATACCGAAGCGTTGCAGCGCTTCGTCCGCTCCAACCTGCGTCTGGTCGTGAGTATCGCCAAGCGGTACGTCGGGCGTGGGCTCTCGCTCCTGGACTTGATCCAGGAGGGGAACATCGGACTCATGCGTGCAGTCGAGAAATTCGACTGGCGGCGAGGTTACCGTTTCAGCACCTATGCGACCTGGTGGATCCGCCAGGCGATTACCCGGGCCATTGCTGACCAGGGGCGAACGATCCGGCTTCCGGTGCACATGACCGATTCGATCACCCGTTACCACCGTGCGATGACCCAACTCGCACAAGAGTTGGGCCGGCAGCCGACGCCGGAGGAAATCGCGGAAGCGATGAGTGTTCAGCCCGAGAAGATCGCCCAGATCGTTCGGGCTGCCCAACGTGCTGTCTCGTTAGATCAACCCCTGAGTGACGAGGACGAAACGAGTCTGGGTGATCTCATCGCTGACGAGCTGACGCAGTCCCCCGAAGAACTCGCCGAAGAGTCCCTGATGCGGCGCGATATCGCCGAAGTCCTCGAGATGCTTTCTCCGCGGGAACGGCTCGTCCTCCAGCTCCGCTACGGTCTCTCCGACGGTGAGCCTCGGACGTTGGCCGAGGTGGGTGACCTGCTCGGAATCAGTCGCGAGCGCGTGCGGCAAATCGAGAACGAAGCCTTGCGCAAGCTGCGTCGCATCGCCCGTGAGCGACTGGCCGAGTACTCCGCTGGTATCTGA
- a CDS encoding glucose-1-phosphate adenylyltransferase, translated as MSDVAVMILAGGQGERLSILSRQRAKPAVPFAGKYRIIDFALSNCVNSGLYDVAVLTQYRPHSLNEHIGHGRPWDLDRERGGVVILQPYLGRSTSGWYRGTADAVYHNLFYITRRPYRDVLILAGDHVYAMDYRPMIAWHRERGAAVTIAVQPVPWNEASRFGVLVTDEDGWVIDFEEKPERPRSNLASMGIYLFRRDVLLDLFTREHPDAPEFIDFGRDVIPYLIRTDTVAAYRFEGYWQDVGTIQSYWEANMALLDDEPKLNLYDPNWRIHTRSEERPPAKILEGAQIVRSLVSHGCIIRQATVIRSVLSPGVIVEDGAIVRDSIVMTDSVIGRGAIVDRCIIDKHVRIGADAYLGWGDDNTPNWLEPTRLNTGITLVGRNAVIPPGIRIGRNVLIGPDVKESDFASPVVSSGETVNPVATVVWS; from the coding sequence ATGAGCGATGTCGCCGTCATGATCCTGGCTGGTGGTCAGGGCGAGCGGCTCTCGATCCTTTCGCGCCAACGTGCCAAGCCCGCGGTACCGTTCGCCGGGAAGTACCGGATCATCGACTTCGCGCTGAGCAACTGTGTCAATTCCGGGCTCTACGATGTCGCGGTGTTGACACAGTACCGACCGCATTCGTTGAACGAGCACATCGGGCACGGTCGGCCTTGGGACCTCGATCGAGAGCGAGGCGGTGTCGTCATTCTGCAACCGTACCTCGGCCGCTCGACCTCGGGCTGGTACCGTGGAACAGCCGACGCGGTCTACCATAACCTCTTTTACATTACCCGCCGCCCATACCGTGACGTGCTGATCCTCGCCGGCGACCACGTGTACGCGATGGACTATCGGCCGATGATCGCGTGGCACCGCGAGCGGGGTGCAGCGGTGACGATCGCCGTGCAGCCGGTTCCGTGGAACGAGGCCTCGCGCTTCGGTGTCCTGGTGACGGACGAAGACGGCTGGGTCATCGACTTCGAGGAAAAACCGGAACGTCCACGGTCGAATCTCGCATCGATGGGAATCTACCTCTTCCGTCGCGATGTATTGCTGGATCTCTTTACGCGCGAGCATCCGGACGCGCCGGAGTTCATCGACTTCGGACGCGACGTCATTCCGTATCTGATCCGGACGGACACAGTCGCGGCGTACCGCTTCGAGGGCTACTGGCAAGATGTCGGTACGATCCAGTCGTACTGGGAAGCGAACATGGCCTTACTCGATGATGAACCCAAGTTGAACCTCTACGACCCGAACTGGCGGATCCACACGCGCAGCGAGGAACGGCCGCCAGCGAAGATCCTCGAGGGCGCACAGATCGTCCGGAGTTTGGTCTCGCACGGCTGCATCATCCGTCAAGCGACAGTGATTCGTTCTGTACTTTCACCAGGGGTGATCGTCGAGGATGGGGCGATCGTACGCGACTCGATCGTCATGACCGATTCCGTGATCGGTCGTGGTGCTATCGTGGATCGATGCATTATCGACAAGCACGTCCGGATCGGCGCGGACGCTTACCTGGGTTGGGGTGACGACAACACCCCGAATTGGTTAGAACCGACGCGACTCAACACGGGGATCACGTTGGTCGGGCGAAACGCGGTCATTCCACCGGGTATTCGAATTGGCCGGAATGTCCTGATCGGACCAGACGTGAAGGAAAGCGACTTCGCGAGTCCCGTGGTCTCCAGTGGCGAAACGGTCAACCCGGTCGCGACCGTGGTATGGTCGTGA
- a CDS encoding site-2 protease family protein — protein MSAGDSYDSWGSGLSRSVHIATVRGVAVRVHPTLLLIVPWVLWHWGDRSSDPLRGALFGVFVLVAVFVSVAGHELAHALVAHRYGLAVCDITLLPIGGLTRIEQGPLPPRREAAIALAGPVLNGLLALGLFPFVASMVMLRDLTTVEKIAGLLSETSMTSLLVFTMISNLLLAVLNLLPAFPMDGGRVLRAWLSTVSERSRATRVSVAAGYVVALASLTLGVWFRDPTLPVAGLFLAVAAFLEQRTLDLEQAMQRLPVGQFAVWDSGGVLPTEPLAHALQGGPRDVAVVEGGVVVGMLWRETVLRHAHIAHLLRVSDVMDRSFVTVSPETSVYEAHRRMLASGRPAVPVVDPGNRYRGIFTSDRLAHVYRYLQAPRRALTPWVLVARALGLLSR, from the coding sequence ATGAGCGCGGGCGATTCGTACGACAGCTGGGGATCCGGGTTGAGTCGATCGGTACACATCGCGACCGTCCGTGGTGTAGCTGTGCGGGTGCACCCGACATTGTTGTTGATCGTGCCGTGGGTGCTCTGGCACTGGGGCGATCGGAGCAGCGATCCGCTGCGTGGTGCGCTTTTCGGGGTCTTCGTTTTGGTCGCGGTCTTCGTGAGCGTCGCTGGCCACGAGTTGGCTCACGCCCTGGTCGCCCATCGATACGGTCTAGCTGTGTGCGACATTACCCTGTTGCCGATCGGCGGGCTGACCCGCATCGAGCAGGGGCCGCTCCCGCCGCGCCGAGAAGCAGCCATCGCCCTGGCTGGCCCGGTGCTCAATGGCCTCTTGGCACTGGGCTTGTTCCCGTTCGTCGCGAGTATGGTCATGCTGCGCGATCTCACCACTGTGGAGAAGATCGCCGGTCTGCTCTCCGAGACGAGTATGACGAGCCTCCTCGTCTTTACCATGATCAGTAACCTGTTGTTGGCGGTGCTGAATCTTCTGCCGGCTTTCCCGATGGATGGTGGACGAGTGCTGAGGGCATGGCTCTCCACCGTCTCCGAACGTTCACGTGCGACCCGTGTCTCCGTCGCGGCCGGTTATGTCGTCGCACTGGCCTCGCTGACACTCGGTGTGTGGTTCCGCGATCCGACACTGCCGGTGGCCGGGTTGTTTCTCGCGGTGGCGGCCTTCCTGGAGCAACGGACGCTCGACCTGGAGCAGGCGATGCAGCGCCTACCGGTCGGCCAGTTCGCTGTCTGGGACAGCGGTGGTGTCCTGCCAACGGAACCGCTCGCTCATGCGCTGCAAGGGGGCCCGCGCGATGTCGCGGTCGTCGAGGGAGGAGTGGTCGTTGGTATGCTCTGGCGCGAGACGGTCTTGCGCCATGCACATATCGCGCATCTCTTGCGAGTGAGTGACGTGATGGACCGGTCGTTCGTCACTGTGAGCCCGGAAACGTCCGTCTACGAAGCGCACCGGCGTATGCTCGCGAGCGGGCGTCCGGCGGTTCCTGTCGTCGATCCAGGGAACCGGTACCGAGGTATCTTCACGAGTGACCGGCTGGCGCACGTCTATCGCTACCTGCAAGCGCCGCGCCGGGCACTGACACCCTGGGTGCTGGTAGCCCGGGCATTGGGTTTGCTCAGCCGGTAG